A single window of Chloracidobacterium sp. DNA harbors:
- the truA gene encoding tRNA pseudouridine(38-40) synthase TruA — MNYKLLIQYDGTDFHGWQVQENARSIQGELERVTSMLEDAEVKVVGSGRTDAGVHAEGQVANLRMNRGFTPEKLKNAINGNLWRDIRIMKAETAPEEFHARFSAKMKTYVYRVVNAPVISPFWRRYAHHEVRPLDVGRMNDVARLFLGEHDWTAFSSAQADGENRVRTIVDFTVESAWDDRAQASLITFRITAPGFLRYMVRSIVGTMLEVGHDVKDSDTIQTAIITGNRDLAGKTAPAQGLTLVRVDYD, encoded by the coding sequence ATGAACTACAAACTCCTAATTCAATATGACGGCACTGACTTTCACGGTTGGCAAGTGCAGGAAAATGCCCGCTCGATCCAAGGCGAACTCGAACGCGTGACGAGTATGCTGGAGGACGCTGAGGTCAAGGTGGTCGGTTCAGGGCGCACGGATGCCGGCGTTCACGCCGAAGGGCAGGTCGCCAACTTGAGAATGAATCGCGGCTTTACGCCCGAGAAACTAAAGAACGCGATCAACGGTAATCTATGGCGGGATATTCGTATAATGAAAGCCGAAACTGCGCCCGAAGAGTTTCACGCACGCTTTTCAGCAAAGATGAAGACGTATGTCTATCGAGTCGTGAATGCTCCGGTCATCTCGCCGTTTTGGCGGCGGTACGCCCATCACGAGGTTCGTCCGCTCGACGTAGGCCGAATGAACGATGTAGCAAGATTGTTTTTGGGTGAACACGACTGGACCGCATTCTCCTCTGCTCAAGCGGATGGAGAGAATCGCGTCAGAACCATAGTTGATTTTACGGTCGAGTCGGCCTGGGATGACCGAGCCCAGGCATCACTAATTACATTTCGCATAACGGCCCCGGGTTTCCTGCGTTATATGGTCCGTTCGATTGTCGGGACGATGCTCGAGGTGGGGCACGACGTTAAGGATTCTGATACAATTCAGACAGCAATAATTACCGGAAACAGAGATCTTGCGGGAAAGACGGCGCCTGCTCAGGGATTGACACTCGTCAGGGTGGATTACGATTAA
- a CDS encoding orotate phosphoribosyltransferase: MTDILEHFSGTNALLEGHFILSSGLHSPKYLQCALALQFPTDAAKFARQIAEQNRNIEIDTVASPAIGGLVIGFAVAAAMNVRFIWTERQNGEMTVRRGFTVKPGERILVVEDVITTGGSTRECIAAVESNGGKVVAAASIVDRSNGVADVGVPRTELVRLDVPSYSPDVCPMCAQGLEAVKPGSRTVLAK, encoded by the coding sequence ATGACCGACATTCTCGAACACTTTTCCGGCACAAATGCTCTACTCGAAGGGCATTTTATTTTGTCCAGCGGGCTACATAGCCCGAAGTACCTCCAGTGTGCATTGGCTCTGCAATTCCCAACAGACGCGGCAAAGTTCGCACGGCAGATCGCAGAACAGAACCGAAATATTGAGATCGATACGGTTGCATCGCCGGCAATAGGCGGCCTCGTGATAGGATTCGCAGTCGCTGCCGCAATGAATGTGCGATTTATTTGGACCGAGAGGCAAAATGGCGAAATGACCGTGCGCCGTGGTTTTACGGTCAAGCCCGGCGAGCGGATACTGGTTGTCGAAGATGTGATCACGACGGGAGGTTCGACACGCGAATGTATCGCCGCAGTCGAGTCCAACGGCGGCAAAGTGGTCGCCGCGGCTTCGATCGTTGACCGCTCCAATGGAGTAGCGGACGTTGGAGTGCCTCGAACCGAACTCGTTCGGCTCGATGTGCCTAGCTATTCGCCGGATGTATGTCCAATGTGCGCACAAGGCCTTGAGGCCGTAAAACCGGGAAGCAGGACGGTACTGGCAAAATGA
- the queF gene encoding NADPH-dependent 7-cyano-7-deazaguanine reductase QueF produces MNLYPLDSFPYEFPGNEIWVEFDMPEFTAICPFSDFPDFGVIRLKYVPNKLCVELKSLKLYINSFRNVKIFHEHVVNVILQDFVAACDPLRVEIEGDYHVRGNIKTVVRSSYTRQD; encoded by the coding sequence ATGAATCTCTATCCGCTTGATAGTTTTCCATACGAATTTCCCGGAAATGAGATCTGGGTCGAATTTGATATGCCGGAATTTACCGCGATCTGTCCCTTCTCGGATTTTCCGGATTTTGGCGTTATCAGGCTCAAATACGTTCCGAACAAACTTTGTGTGGAGCTTAAAAGCCTGAAGCTGTATATCAACTCATTCCGAAACGTCAAGATATTTCACGAACACGTCGTCAACGTGATATTGCAGGATTTCGTCGCTGCCTGCGATCCGCTACGGGTGGAGATCGAGGGTGATTATCACGTTCGCGGCAATATAAAAACCGTCGTACGCTCAAGTTACACAAGGCAGGACTAA
- a CDS encoding PAS domain-containing protein, which produces MNEGKIEAAISQSDSSEILQKLIDTTRECVLIVDGELRITNCNDSALLVFGRQNIGLKQRRLSEVIRDFDIHEAYRRAIAKQHSSDVHLELIGAERRIFDVHIAPLEIDGRRQAVGFFYDKTQIEWLESVRQEFLSNISHELRTPLTSILAFVETLEDGALADVENSRRFLSIIRRNAERMNNLIADILELSMIESGKVMIEKRPIRVAEMTSEICTNLAGNAAKFGVELIDLLPVDTLVLADRKRLEQMLINLIDNAIKFNRRGGSVTLTFESADGVDVINVKDTGEGIMPEHLIRIFERFYRVDRARSREIGGTGLGLAIVKHLGRLQGGEVSVTSTLSEGTTFSIELPSN; this is translated from the coding sequence ATGAACGAAGGCAAAATAGAGGCTGCGATCTCTCAGTCGGATTCGTCAGAAATTCTTCAAAAATTGATCGACACTACGCGCGAATGCGTCCTGATCGTTGACGGCGAATTGCGGATCACGAACTGCAACGACTCTGCCCTGTTGGTCTTCGGCCGGCAAAACATCGGGCTCAAACAACGCCGATTAAGTGAGGTCATACGCGATTTTGACATCCACGAGGCGTATCGACGAGCGATCGCCAAACAGCATTCTTCGGACGTTCACCTCGAACTGATCGGAGCCGAACGACGAATATTTGACGTACACATCGCCCCGCTCGAGATCGACGGACGGCGGCAGGCGGTCGGTTTTTTCTACGACAAAACGCAGATCGAATGGCTCGAGTCGGTTCGCCAAGAATTTTTGTCCAATATCTCACACGAGTTGCGTACGCCGCTGACTTCGATCCTGGCATTTGTCGAGACCCTCGAGGATGGCGCTCTAGCCGATGTCGAAAATAGTCGTCGTTTCTTAAGTATCATCCGCCGCAATGCCGAGCGTATGAACAACTTGATCGCGGACATTTTAGAGCTATCAATGATCGAATCCGGCAAAGTGATGATCGAGAAACGGCCGATCCGAGTTGCTGAAATGACGTCCGAAATATGCACCAACTTGGCGGGTAACGCGGCCAAATTCGGGGTTGAACTCATCGATCTGCTACCGGTTGATACGCTGGTACTGGCGGACCGCAAGCGCCTCGAGCAGATGCTGATCAATCTTATCGACAACGCGATCAAATTTAACCGTCGCGGCGGTTCGGTAACGTTAACCTTTGAGTCTGCGGACGGCGTCGATGTGATCAACGTTAAGGACACGGGGGAAGGCATAATGCCGGAACACCTGATCCGAATATTCGAACGCTTTTATCGTGTCGATCGGGCGCGTTCGCGTGAGATCGGCGGTACAGGCCTCGGATTGGCGATCGTCAAGCATCTCGGACGCCTCCAGGGTGGCGAAGTTTCGGTGACCTCCACGCTCAGCGAGGGCACCACCTTCAGTATTGAACTGCCGTCAAACTGA
- a CDS encoding response regulator transcription factor, translated as MQTILIVEDDADIAESLQYNLKREGFRPTVAESGEKGLRLAIDQSQAPSLIILDLMLPGMTGMELCRRLRREPITEKTPIIMLTAKASEGDKIAGLDIGADDYIVKPFSIKEVIARIRAVLRRAEKESTPKYSDDRLTVDFADMRVTCDKAEVKLTRKEFGVFEHLIKNTGRVASRQQLLDTVWGYSYFGDTRTLDVHIRRLRQKLGDCGGCVETVVGTGYRFIGCK; from the coding sequence ATGCAAACCATTCTGATCGTCGAAGATGATGCTGATATTGCCGAGAGTCTGCAATATAACTTAAAGCGTGAGGGCTTTCGGCCGACGGTGGCAGAGTCGGGTGAAAAAGGTCTGCGGCTTGCAATCGACCAAAGCCAGGCTCCGTCGTTGATCATACTCGATCTGATGTTGCCGGGAATGACCGGAATGGAGCTCTGCCGCCGTCTGCGGCGTGAGCCGATAACCGAAAAAACGCCGATCATAATGCTTACAGCCAAAGCCTCCGAGGGCGACAAGATCGCGGGGCTCGATATTGGAGCCGACGATTACATCGTCAAACCGTTTTCGATCAAAGAGGTCATCGCCCGTATCCGCGCCGTGCTGCGTCGTGCCGAAAAAGAATCAACGCCAAAGTATTCGGATGATCGTCTGACGGTCGATTTTGCGGATATGCGGGTTACTTGTGACAAAGCGGAGGTCAAACTTACGCGTAAGGAGTTTGGCGTGTTTGAGCATCTGATCAAAAACACCGGCCGCGTCGCTTCGCGCCAACAGTTGCTCGACACTGTCTGGGGCTACAGCTATTTTGGCGATACGCGAACACTGGACGTCCATATTAGGCGACTGCGGCAGAAGTTAGGCGATTGCGGCGGATGCGTTGAAACTGTCGTCGGCACAGGTTACCGATTCATCGGATGCAAATGA
- a CDS encoding histidine phosphatase family protein: MKNLYLLRHAKSSWVDARLADFDRPLNDRGRAAAAFVGGHLAEWGLLPDTIISSTAVRARSTADLVCDAAHFGDRIVYESGIYEAGTGQLAEIISAIDIGFKSAMIIGHNPGIEGLIYHLTGGLEPMPTAALAAIELDIQDWAQMTDGCGHLIRVIRPKELMGR; the protein is encoded by the coding sequence ATGAAAAATCTGTATCTACTGCGTCACGCCAAATCGAGTTGGGTTGATGCCCGCCTCGCGGACTTTGATCGTCCGCTGAATGACCGCGGTCGGGCGGCCGCGGCGTTTGTGGGCGGCCACCTCGCTGAATGGGGTCTCTTGCCGGATACGATCATTTCTTCGACCGCCGTGAGGGCAAGATCGACCGCTGATCTGGTTTGCGACGCCGCTCATTTCGGTGATCGGATCGTATACGAAAGCGGGATTTATGAGGCTGGCACCGGGCAACTTGCTGAGATCATCTCGGCGATAGATATCGGTTTCAAGTCAGCGATGATCATCGGACATAATCCAGGCATCGAAGGCCTGATCTATCACCTGACCGGCGGCCTTGAACCGATGCCGACCGCCGCCCTTGCCGCGATCGAGCTGGATATCCAAGATTGGGCTCAGATGACTGACGGTTGCGGTCATCTGATCCGGGTCATACGGCCAAAGGAATTGATGGGACGATAA
- a CDS encoding S8 family serine peptidase → MTIRNSDRESVGIADIIFGALRFNGAAALAAIVAMCLVGTSPSLAMDLARAESRTDLAASTFGVSGQGVIVAILDRGIDWKNNDFRNPDGSTRIKYIFDLSDNTGANAPGNTYGRGTIYTETQINAALNGGPTLATRDAVGHGSTTAGIATGNGRNSLLGKYRGIAPNATIIVVKVTSDGAPAHGGEPAEPVFNDSTAYPVAIDFVKDKSVELNKPAVMLLNLGSTGGPTDGSSSLSRKIDATVGPGKPGLVFVTGPGDQGGKVNRAGGNVTQGGTSSIQIQKNVAGTMLFDLWYPGADRFDVSFQTPSGNFGPYSSPATNSASDFKTTAAFNYYHQGSNQVFYGSNNGKREIFVQLTGPVGTYTINLIGATASTGRFDATLNPSDFHTDNSFLTYGLPGSIWDAATAQYNICPGDYVIRTNWTDIDAIPRSLTGQGSIGQIWSGSSTGPTFDGRLGVDMVAPGDSVFTVYNPTSYFATFRFNMIQDGGAFYGRANAVSAAAPQVTGLIALMLEKNPRLDAAQVKSILQRSARQDAFTGTVPNTTWGYGKMDSYNAVAMAARRTPFDFDGDGKTDIGIFRPNGAVSEWWWLKSSTGGNAALQFGANTDTLVPTDYTGDGKTDVAFWRPSTGQWFILRSEDFSFYAFPFGTTGDVPVPADYDGDGNADAAVYRESSLTWYISKSSGGTDIVGFGAAGDKPVNADYDGDGKADIAIFRPNGANGAEWWIRRSSDASVFATQFGSSTDKAVPGDFTGDGKADVAFWRPSTGFWNVLRSEDSTYYAFPFGANGDTAVPGDYDGDGKTDAGVFRQPGAQWFVSKSTGGTLIQSFGIAGDAPIPNAFVR, encoded by the coding sequence ATGACAATACGCAATAGCGATCGAGAATCCGTCGGAATCGCCGATATTATTTTTGGGGCACTACGATTCAACGGGGCGGCGGCGCTTGCCGCGATAGTCGCGATGTGTTTGGTCGGGACATCGCCCTCGTTGGCAATGGATCTCGCTCGGGCCGAATCACGGACCGATCTGGCGGCATCGACGTTCGGCGTATCTGGGCAAGGCGTCATTGTGGCAATCCTCGACCGCGGCATCGACTGGAAAAACAATGATTTTCGAAATCCGGATGGTTCGACCCGGATCAAATACATTTTCGACCTTTCGGACAATACCGGTGCCAATGCACCCGGCAATACCTACGGGCGGGGAACGATCTATACTGAAACCCAGATCAACGCGGCGCTGAATGGCGGGCCTACGCTCGCGACCCGCGACGCGGTGGGACACGGTTCGACAACGGCGGGCATTGCGACCGGAAACGGGCGCAACAGCCTACTCGGCAAGTACCGAGGCATCGCACCGAACGCAACGATCATCGTCGTAAAAGTCACATCCGACGGGGCTCCGGCGCACGGTGGCGAGCCCGCTGAGCCTGTATTTAACGACTCTACTGCGTATCCGGTAGCCATAGATTTCGTTAAGGACAAATCTGTCGAACTCAATAAGCCCGCGGTAATGCTGCTCAATCTCGGTTCGACCGGCGGGCCGACCGACGGCAGCAGCTCGCTTTCGCGCAAGATCGACGCAACTGTTGGGCCGGGCAAACCCGGTCTAGTTTTTGTGACGGGCCCGGGCGACCAGGGTGGCAAGGTGAACCGTGCCGGCGGAAATGTCACGCAGGGCGGCACATCTTCGATCCAGATACAAAAAAACGTTGCAGGCACGATGCTCTTTGATCTATGGTATCCGGGTGCTGACCGCTTCGATGTTTCATTTCAGACGCCGTCGGGCAATTTCGGGCCATATAGTTCGCCCGCTACAAATTCGGCGTCCGACTTTAAGACGACGGCAGCATTCAATTACTACCATCAAGGTTCTAACCAGGTATTTTATGGATCGAATAACGGCAAGCGTGAGATCTTTGTGCAGCTGACCGGCCCGGTGGGAACGTACACAATCAACCTAATCGGAGCGACTGCCTCGACCGGACGGTTCGACGCGACGCTTAATCCTTCGGATTTTCATACTGACAACAGTTTTCTGACCTACGGGCTTCCGGGCAGTATCTGGGATGCTGCGACGGCACAATACAATATCTGTCCCGGCGACTATGTGATCCGCACGAACTGGACAGACATCGACGCTATCCCGAGATCCTTGACCGGCCAAGGGTCGATCGGCCAGATCTGGAGCGGGAGTAGCACCGGGCCGACCTTTGACGGGCGGTTGGGCGTCGATATGGTGGCTCCCGGCGACTCGGTCTTTACGGTTTATAATCCGACCTCGTACTTCGCGACGTTCAGGTTCAATATGATCCAAGACGGGGGCGCATTTTACGGACGTGCCAACGCGGTCAGCGCCGCTGCGCCGCAAGTGACCGGTTTGATCGCTCTGATGCTCGAAAAGAATCCGCGGCTCGACGCTGCACAGGTCAAAAGCATCCTGCAGCGGTCCGCCCGCCAGGACGCGTTTACCGGGACCGTGCCGAATACAACGTGGGGCTACGGCAAGATGGACTCATATAACGCGGTCGCAATGGCGGCCCGCCGGACACCGTTTGACTTCGACGGTGACGGCAAGACCGATATCGGTATTTTCCGACCGAACGGTGCGGTTTCGGAGTGGTGGTGGTTGAAGTCTTCGACCGGCGGAAATGCTGCACTGCAGTTCGGGGCGAATACAGACACACTTGTGCCGACGGATTATACGGGCGACGGCAAGACCGATGTGGCGTTTTGGCGGCCTTCGACCGGCCAATGGTTCATTTTGCGGAGCGAGGATTTTTCGTTCTATGCGTTTCCGTTCGGGACCACCGGCGATGTGCCTGTACCGGCGGATTACGATGGCGACGGAAATGCGGACGCCGCCGTGTATAGGGAAAGCTCGTTGACGTGGTATATCAGTAAATCATCGGGCGGGACGGACATCGTCGGTTTTGGTGCCGCAGGCGACAAACCTGTGAATGCCGATTATGACGGCGATGGAAAAGCAGATATCGCGATCTTCAGGCCAAACGGAGCGAATGGAGCCGAGTGGTGGATACGGCGAAGTTCGGATGCGAGCGTCTTTGCGACGCAATTCGGATCTTCGACCGACAAAGCTGTCCCGGGCGATTTCACCGGCGACGGTAAGGCAGACGTCGCATTCTGGCGGCCCTCAACCGGGTTCTGGAATGTACTGAGGAGTGAAGATTCGACTTACTACGCGTTTCCGTTCGGGGCAAATGGCGATACCGCTGTTCCGGGAGACTACGACGGCGACGGCAAAACGGATGCCGGCGTTTTTCGTCAACCGGGAGCTCAATGGTTCGTCAGCAAATCGACTGGCGGCACGCTGATACAGTCATTCGGCATCGCCGGCGATGCTCCGATACCTAACGCGTTTGTCAGGTAA
- a CDS encoding histidine kinase produces the protein MTALNAALLVNLIGFTVGVALYALIAAMVVMHRPKTSLANVDLLLLTTAVLGLLWNLGELYSFIQKDFAAGGISPWLAAVSFSALGFLPSVVVHSAQADDEGTHWLTYAAYGLSTVAAALHFYSAATANAVPSDLALQAQTVGAVALAIGLLLFNLKQTLEKKTIWASALLVFAVSALHLSGEREGKSWMVELIAHQASLPLALTILYQNYRFAFADLFLKRAISLILLALTAFGLYVAVAAPLLRYHETHDRDDASAISLILTLWIATALIYPLLYRLATWLVDSVILHRADYAELRTGIASEIETIESPEAILTHVCNRIAGVLTAGTSRWTPSLVKESDLAFVDVGFSPNEARIFVPTAESPFFEVRLGEFYGGRRLLSDEIATLEAIALITARRIDALRVTHERYEQHFRQQEFAKLAAEAQLTALRAQVNPHFLFNSLTTIGYLINADPDRAYDTLLRLTQLLRGVLSSNSEFCSLDDEMRLIESYLDIERARFEEKLTVDVDVPDDLRQLEVPALILQPLVENAVKHGISENKKGGTVRISARRLDRNGHLAFKLTVWDSGAGSWKLDSLDADGVGLRNVRERLASYYGSDAKLVFTRNDGAGTTVEIELPLKGRSSKEQEN, from the coding sequence ATGACGGCCCTTAACGCTGCTTTGCTGGTCAACCTGATCGGATTTACGGTCGGCGTGGCTCTGTATGCATTGATCGCGGCAATGGTCGTCATGCACCGGCCAAAAACGAGTTTGGCAAACGTCGATCTGCTTCTGCTGACGACGGCTGTACTGGGGCTTTTGTGGAATCTCGGCGAACTATATTCATTCATACAAAAGGATTTTGCCGCAGGCGGCATCTCGCCCTGGCTCGCCGCAGTCTCATTTTCGGCGCTTGGGTTTTTGCCGTCGGTGGTCGTCCATTCGGCGCAGGCCGACGACGAGGGCACACATTGGCTGACCTACGCTGCATACGGCCTGAGCACGGTCGCTGCAGCCCTGCATTTCTACTCGGCGGCGACGGCCAACGCGGTGCCGTCGGATCTAGCCCTACAGGCGCAAACCGTCGGAGCGGTGGCTCTGGCGATCGGGCTCTTGCTCTTCAATCTCAAGCAGACGCTCGAGAAAAAGACCATTTGGGCGAGTGCTCTGCTCGTTTTCGCAGTCTCGGCACTGCACCTGAGTGGCGAACGCGAGGGCAAGTCTTGGATGGTCGAACTCATTGCCCACCAGGCGTCACTGCCGCTTGCTCTGACGATACTTTATCAAAATTACCGCTTTGCCTTTGCCGACCTTTTCTTAAAACGGGCGATCTCGCTGATCCTTCTGGCCCTTACGGCATTCGGATTGTATGTGGCGGTCGCGGCACCTTTGCTGCGTTATCACGAGACACACGACCGCGACGATGCCTCCGCGATCAGCCTGATCCTAACGCTATGGATCGCGACGGCGCTCATTTATCCGCTACTTTATCGTCTGGCGACGTGGCTCGTTGATTCTGTCATTCTGCATCGCGCCGACTATGCCGAACTGCGTACCGGTATTGCCTCCGAGATCGAGACGATAGAATCGCCCGAGGCGATCCTTACTCACGTTTGCAACCGTATCGCCGGGGTTTTGACAGCTGGCACGTCGCGTTGGACACCATCGCTGGTCAAGGAATCTGACCTTGCCTTTGTCGATGTCGGTTTTTCGCCAAATGAAGCCCGCATCTTTGTTCCGACCGCGGAATCGCCGTTTTTCGAGGTCCGGCTGGGCGAATTTTATGGCGGCCGCCGCTTGCTCTCAGATGAGATCGCCACGCTCGAGGCCATCGCACTGATCACTGCCCGCCGCATCGATGCCCTGCGCGTGACCCACGAGCGTTACGAACAGCACTTTCGCCAGCAGGAGTTTGCCAAGCTCGCGGCCGAGGCTCAACTTACCGCACTCCGTGCGCAGGTCAATCCGCACTTCCTATTTAACTCGCTGACCACTATCGGCTATCTGATTAATGCCGATCCGGATCGGGCCTATGACACGCTGCTTCGGCTGACGCAGTTGTTGCGAGGCGTACTGAGTTCGAATAGCGAATTTTGCTCACTCGATGACGAAATGCGGCTGATCGAGAGCTATCTCGATATCGAGCGAGCCCGTTTTGAAGAAAAATTGACCGTTGACGTCGATGTTCCTGACGATCTGCGTCAGTTGGAGGTTCCGGCACTGATCCTGCAACCTCTGGTTGAAAACGCCGTGAAGCACGGGATCTCCGAAAACAAAAAGGGCGGTACGGTACGTATATCAGCACGACGCTTGGATAGAAACGGACATTTGGCATTCAAACTTACGGTTTGGGACTCGGGCGCCGGTAGTTGGAAACTAGATAGCCTTGATGCGGACGGAGTCGGCCTGCGTAACGTACGCGAGCGCCTCGCGTCCTATTACGGTAGTGACGCCAAGCTAGTATTTACTCGCAACGACGGTGCCGGCACGACGGTCGAGATCGAGCTGCCCTTGAAAGGAAGAAGCAGTAAGGAACAGGAGAATTAA
- a CDS encoding response regulator transcription factor, whose protein sequence is MNKLRVIIADDERPAREFLKSILRKFENVEIVGEAENGADAVELIKSLKPDLALLDLKMPEMSGIDAVRLLRRSQLPQVAFVTAHDEFAVQAFELNAVDYLLKPVEHLRLAETIKRAVERLERDDWRSVESEKLRRVADVYDDAGRRELIDRIPVRQRDEILLVPVREVAAIVADGELLHITTVARKKYVINYRLKDLELRLDPSDFVRLSRGTIVNLSMITTIHPMPGGTYLVTLKNGEQHSSSRLQSRILRDRLLHI, encoded by the coding sequence ATGAACAAGCTACGAGTAATAATTGCCGACGACGAACGGCCGGCACGGGAGTTTCTCAAATCGATCCTTCGCAAATTTGAGAATGTCGAGATCGTCGGCGAAGCCGAGAATGGCGCCGATGCGGTCGAATTGATCAAGTCCCTTAAGCCCGACCTCGCTCTCCTAGATCTCAAAATGCCCGAGATGTCCGGTATCGATGCCGTTCGGTTGCTTCGCAGATCACAGTTGCCACAGGTCGCCTTTGTTACTGCTCACGACGAATTTGCGGTACAGGCGTTTGAGCTGAACGCCGTCGATTATCTGCTCAAGCCGGTCGAGCATTTACGGCTCGCTGAGACCATCAAACGTGCTGTAGAGCGGCTCGAACGCGACGACTGGCGCTCAGTCGAGTCGGAAAAGCTAAGGCGTGTGGCAGACGTTTACGACGATGCCGGACGCCGCGAACTGATCGACCGGATCCCTGTCAGGCAGCGTGACGAGATATTGCTGGTACCGGTCCGTGAGGTCGCGGCGATCGTAGCGGACGGCGAACTGCTCCACATTACGACCGTCGCCCGTAAAAAGTACGTCATTAATTATCGTCTCAAGGATCTCGAACTTCGCCTCGACCCGAGCGATTTCGTTCGCCTTTCACGCGGAACGATCGTCAACCTCTCGATGATCACCACCATTCATCCGATGCCCGGCGGCACCTATCTTGTCACACTCAAAAACGGTGAACAACATTCGTCGAGCCGCCTGCAGTCAAGGATACTGCGCGACCGTCTACTCCATATTTGA